The following coding sequences lie in one Primulina huaijiensis isolate GDHJ02 chromosome 2, ASM1229523v2, whole genome shotgun sequence genomic window:
- the LOC140969208 gene encoding transcription termination factor MTERF2, chloroplastic-like → MQAFQPQNHHIATVIRHQDRRLSPRATNLYLFPVASKRLHFRHTCTSFHHRHHTLPDQEKTPVPADASLSTEDDSLRTHNAKSTALLLHHLSPQDQQNPHPPPSQRQEHHLPFSKEDKEKLLELSLLNKRPRQFPGSIFVSNSSQLVKTVFEAENTRLDDVADDVDDEMLMKALEIRRKVTLEVFKEAMKKGKFGITYSDNLISKLADFLDCVMIKAASMKQLPEFSGCSYNNRAKAFINESGVVPLIRWLKYNSLSYPQIGKLICASRGNVDSIRKLAEWLKSIHVKGRFIGVAMTRAGETVLERDLEELDEIVMYLESNGVRQDWMGYIVSRCPEVLCFSMEELRSRVEFYMNMGMDKNDFGTMLFDCPKVLGSLSMEEMNKKVAYLKEFGLDNEDVGRLLAFKPQLMACSINERWIPLVKYFYYLGISKDGMRRILTVKPIIFCIDLESTIVPKVQFLRDIGVQHDAIGNMLVRFPSLMTYSLYKKIRPVVIFLLTNAGVSQRDIGKVIALAPELLGCSIANKLDNNVKYFLSLGIKLPELGEMIADFPMLLRYNIDILRPKYRYLRRMMVQPLQDLIEFPRFFSYSLEERIIPRHKIMVENRINFKLRCMLASTDDEFHSRVADEVERRRRFESGIRDAQPTD, encoded by the exons ATGCAGGCATTCCAACCACAAAACCACCATATCGCCACCGTCATCCGCCACCAAGATCGCCGGCTTTCTCCACGCGCCACCAATCTATATCTCTTTCCTGTCGCCTCCAAACGTCTCCATTTCCGTCACACTTGCACATCTTTCCACCACCGCCATCATACCCTCCCAGACCAAGAAAAAACCCCGGTCCCCGCTGACGCATCACTGAGCACTGAAGATGACTCTCTACGGACCCACAACGCCAAGTCCACGGCCCTACTCCTCCACCACCTCTCACCCCAAGATCAGCAAAACCCACATCCGCCGCCGTCGCAAAGACAAGAACACCATCTGCCATTCTCGAAAGAAGATAAAGAGAAGCTATTGGAATTATCATTACTTAACAAAAGACCCCGACAGTTTCCGGGCTCCATTTTCGTGAGTAATTCGTCCCAGCTTGTAAAGACTGTTTTTGAAGCGGAAAACACTAGACTTGATGATGTTGCTGATGATGTAGATGATGAAATGCTTATGAAGGCACTTGAAATCCGGAGGAAAGTGACTTTGGAGGTTTTCAAAGAGGCTATGAAAAAGGGGAAGTTTGGAATCACTTATTCTGATAATTTGATTTCGAAGTTGGCTGATTTTCTTGATTGTGTCATGATTAAGGCTGCTTCCATGAAGCAGTTGCCTGAATTCTCTGGTTGCTCGTACAATAATCGTGCCAAGGCGTTCATTAATGAATCTGGTGTTGTTCCTCTTATAAG GTGGTTGAAATATAATTCACTGTCGTATCCCCAAATTGGGAAGTTGATATGTGCTTCAAGAGGAAATGTTGATTCCATCAGAAAGTTAGCTGAATGGCTGAAGTCAATTCATGTTAAAGGGAGATTTATCGGAGTTGCTATGACCCGAGCTGGAGAAACTGTACTGGAACGGGACTTGGAAGAATTAGATGAAATTGTTATGTATCTTGAGAGCAATGGTGTGAGGCAGGATTGGATGGGTTACATAGTGAGCAGATGTCCAGAGGTACTGTGTTTTAGCATGGAAGAACTGAGGTCTCGTGTCGAGTTTTACATGAATATGGGCATGGATAAAAATGACTTTGGAACGATGCTTTTTGACTGTCCCAAGGTTCTTGGTTCCCTTTCTATGGAAGAGATGAACAAAAAG GTAGCTTATTTGAAGGAGTTTGGCCTTGATAATGAAGATGTGGGGAGATTATTAGCATTTAAACCACAGTTGATGGCATGTAGCATCAACGAACGGTGGATTCCTCTCGTTAAATACTTTTATTACCTTGGAATTTCTAAAGATGGCATGAGAAGAATCCTAACTGTAAAACCAATTATTTTCTGCATTGATCTTGAAAGCACCATTGTCCCGAAG GTTCAATTTTTACGAGATATTGGAGTTCAACATGATGCCATCGGCAACATGCTCGTTAGGTTTCCCTCCTTGATGACATACAGTCTATACAAGAAGATTAGACCCGTG GTCATTTTCTTGTTGACGAACGCCGGGGTTTCCCAACGGGACATTGGGAAGGTGATTGCATTGGCACCGGAACTTTTAGGATGCAGCATAGCCAATAAACTTGATAACAATGTGAAGTATTTTCTGTCACTGGGAATCAAGTTACCAGAGTTGGGTGAGATGATTGCGGATTTTCCAATGCTGCTGCGATACAATATAGACATCCTTCGACCCAAATATCGTTACCTTCGGAGAATGATGGTACAGCCTTTGCAAGATCTCATCGAATTTCCCAG GTTTTTCAGCTATTCACTTGAAGAACGAATAATCCCAAGGCATAAGATTATGGTGGAAAATCGAATAAATTTTAAGCTACGATGCATGTTGGCAAGTACAGATGATGAATTTCACTCGAGGGTCGCTGATGAAGTTGAGAGACGAAGAAGATTTGAATCGGGTATAAGGGATGCACAGCCAACAGACTGA
- the LOC140969216 gene encoding uncharacterized protein isoform X1 yields the protein MFELVLWAALIIVLDFSSPCCRFYRPININLPRGIFVFPAHFCDSVNKMMNIVASLQRRLSIRDLITSTPVYNSASDVSGEGLSLIFRRWATKKTAGSTKNGRDSLPKSLGVKKFGGERVIPGNIIVRQRGTRFHPGNYVGIGKDHTLYALKEGCVKFERHKLTGRKWVHVEPKEGHEIHPVYLGAGAASKTKTTA from the exons ATGTTTGAATTAGTTTTATGGGCCGCACTGATTATTGTCTTGGATTTCTCATCTCCCTGCTGTAGGTTTTATAGGCCAATTAATATTAACCTTCCCAGGGGCATTTTTGTGTTCCCCGCTCATTTCTGTGATTCGG TTAACAAAATGATGAATATTGTGGCGTCACTCCAGAGAAGGTTGAGCATCCGGGATTTGATCACTAGCACTCCCGTCTATAATTCTGCTAGTG ATGTATCTGGAGAGGGATTAAGCTTAATTTTCAGGCGTTGGGCTACTAAAAAGACGGCAGGATCTACAAAAAATGGCCGTGACTCACTTCCCAAAAGTCTCGGGGTTAAGAAATTTGGTGGAGAG AGAGTGATACCTGGAAATATAATTGTTCGTCAAAGGGGAACTCGTTTCCATCCTGGAAATTATGTTGGAATTGGGAAAGATCACACTCTCTATGCTCTAAAGGAAGGTTGTGTCAAGTTTGAGCGGCACAAGCTAACTGGTCGCAAGTGGGTCCATGTTGAGCCTAAGGAAGGTCATGAAATCCACCCGGTATATCTGGGTGCTGGTGCAGCTTCAAAGACGAAGACAACTGCTTGA
- the LOC140969216 gene encoding uncharacterized protein isoform X2 — MRFSSCYFFGFIGQLILTFPGAFLCSPLISVIRVCTSSAGPIINKMMNIVASLQRRLSIRDLITSTPVYNSASDVSGEGLSLIFRRWATKKTAGSTKNGRDSLPKSLGVKKFGGERVIPGNIIVRQRGTRFHPGNYVGIGKDHTLYALKEGCVKFERHKLTGRKWVHVEPKEGHEIHPVYLGAGAASKTKTTA, encoded by the exons ATGAGATTCTCTTCATGCTATTTCTTTG GTTTTATAGGCCAATTAATATTAACCTTCCCAGGGGCATTTTTGTGTTCCCCGCTCATTTCTGTGATTCGGGTTTGCACGAGTTCAGCTGGACCGAtca TTAACAAAATGATGAATATTGTGGCGTCACTCCAGAGAAGGTTGAGCATCCGGGATTTGATCACTAGCACTCCCGTCTATAATTCTGCTAGTG ATGTATCTGGAGAGGGATTAAGCTTAATTTTCAGGCGTTGGGCTACTAAAAAGACGGCAGGATCTACAAAAAATGGCCGTGACTCACTTCCCAAAAGTCTCGGGGTTAAGAAATTTGGTGGAGAG AGAGTGATACCTGGAAATATAATTGTTCGTCAAAGGGGAACTCGTTTCCATCCTGGAAATTATGTTGGAATTGGGAAAGATCACACTCTCTATGCTCTAAAGGAAGGTTGTGTCAAGTTTGAGCGGCACAAGCTAACTGGTCGCAAGTGGGTCCATGTTGAGCCTAAGGAAGGTCATGAAATCCACCCGGTATATCTGGGTGCTGGTGCAGCTTCAAAGACGAAGACAACTGCTTGA
- the LOC140969216 gene encoding uncharacterized protein isoform X4, with protein sequence MRFSSCYFFVNKMMNIVASLQRRLSIRDLITSTPVYNSASDVSGEGLSLIFRRWATKKTAGSTKNGRDSLPKSLGVKKFGGERVIPGNIIVRQRGTRFHPGNYVGIGKDHTLYALKEGCVKFERHKLTGRKWVHVEPKEGHEIHPVYLGAGAASKTKTTA encoded by the exons ATGAGATTCTCTTCATGCTATTTCTTTG TTAACAAAATGATGAATATTGTGGCGTCACTCCAGAGAAGGTTGAGCATCCGGGATTTGATCACTAGCACTCCCGTCTATAATTCTGCTAGTG ATGTATCTGGAGAGGGATTAAGCTTAATTTTCAGGCGTTGGGCTACTAAAAAGACGGCAGGATCTACAAAAAATGGCCGTGACTCACTTCCCAAAAGTCTCGGGGTTAAGAAATTTGGTGGAGAG AGAGTGATACCTGGAAATATAATTGTTCGTCAAAGGGGAACTCGTTTCCATCCTGGAAATTATGTTGGAATTGGGAAAGATCACACTCTCTATGCTCTAAAGGAAGGTTGTGTCAAGTTTGAGCGGCACAAGCTAACTGGTCGCAAGTGGGTCCATGTTGAGCCTAAGGAAGGTCATGAAATCCACCCGGTATATCTGGGTGCTGGTGCAGCTTCAAAGACGAAGACAACTGCTTGA
- the LOC140969216 gene encoding uncharacterized protein isoform X3, producing MLFLWFYRPININLPRGIFVFPAHFCDSVNKMMNIVASLQRRLSIRDLITSTPVYNSASDVSGEGLSLIFRRWATKKTAGSTKNGRDSLPKSLGVKKFGGERVIPGNIIVRQRGTRFHPGNYVGIGKDHTLYALKEGCVKFERHKLTGRKWVHVEPKEGHEIHPVYLGAGAASKTKTTA from the exons ATGCTATTTCTTTG GTTTTATAGGCCAATTAATATTAACCTTCCCAGGGGCATTTTTGTGTTCCCCGCTCATTTCTGTGATTCGG TTAACAAAATGATGAATATTGTGGCGTCACTCCAGAGAAGGTTGAGCATCCGGGATTTGATCACTAGCACTCCCGTCTATAATTCTGCTAGTG ATGTATCTGGAGAGGGATTAAGCTTAATTTTCAGGCGTTGGGCTACTAAAAAGACGGCAGGATCTACAAAAAATGGCCGTGACTCACTTCCCAAAAGTCTCGGGGTTAAGAAATTTGGTGGAGAG AGAGTGATACCTGGAAATATAATTGTTCGTCAAAGGGGAACTCGTTTCCATCCTGGAAATTATGTTGGAATTGGGAAAGATCACACTCTCTATGCTCTAAAGGAAGGTTGTGTCAAGTTTGAGCGGCACAAGCTAACTGGTCGCAAGTGGGTCCATGTTGAGCCTAAGGAAGGTCATGAAATCCACCCGGTATATCTGGGTGCTGGTGCAGCTTCAAAGACGAAGACAACTGCTTGA